One Thermoplasma volcanium GSS1 genomic window carries:
- a CDS encoding sulfurtransferase TusA family protein: MDVKPDRVIDARGSYCPGPLMELIKAYKQAKVGEIISVYSTDAGTKKDAPAWISKSGQELVGVFDRNGYYEIVMKKVK, from the coding sequence ATGGATGTAAAACCAGATAGGGTTATTGATGCAAGGGGCAGCTACTGCCCAGGTCCATTGATGGAGCTTATAAAGGCTTACAAGCAGGCCAAGGTTGGCGAAATCATATCCGTTTATTCTACGGATGCAGGCACAAAGAAGGATGCCCCTGCATGGATATCAAAGTCTGGGCAGGAGCTCGTTGGTGTATTCGACCGGAACGGCTACTACGAAATAGTCATGAAGAAGGTTAAGTGA
- a CDS encoding NAD(P)/FAD-dependent oxidoreductase: MASKVLIVGDGDAGTIMANKLRFHTDIKDVEITVVGNSKEHYFKPDGVHISFSMIDYKRSVKPTEFLFNYGVNYVRDEVTRIDVADKTVSTKSGRNLDYDYLIIATGDRFTPEDIPGYETDAKHFYDLPHALELQKEIKSFKGGKIVIGQASIPIMCPPAPYEFTFLLEEYLNFHGLKDKTEIHYIYPLNRVFTIPNVSDFVAKRMEERGIITHTLFNVESVDPKNKKIQSLEGESINYDLLVLIPPHRGQKVITDSGLADDSGYIDVDKYKLNYKDYDNVFAIGDATNLPVSKAGATAHFQSMYLSNRIASETSGNIYNELYEGDVACTTVTGYEKGVTLYFNYNKPPKAKFDSKLDYFLKWQSADTFFSSMVRGVA; the protein is encoded by the coding sequence ATGGCATCAAAAGTACTCATAGTAGGAGATGGAGATGCCGGTACAATAATGGCAAATAAACTGAGGTTCCATACCGACATCAAGGACGTCGAGATAACTGTAGTAGGGAATTCGAAAGAACATTATTTCAAGCCGGACGGAGTGCACATATCATTCAGCATGATCGATTACAAGAGGAGCGTTAAGCCCACGGAGTTTCTCTTCAACTACGGAGTCAACTACGTACGCGATGAAGTCACTAGGATAGACGTAGCTGACAAGACTGTTTCTACAAAGAGCGGCAGAAACCTCGACTATGATTACCTTATAATAGCTACAGGCGACCGCTTTACGCCTGAGGATATCCCTGGATACGAAACAGACGCGAAGCACTTTTATGATCTTCCGCATGCCCTGGAGCTCCAGAAGGAGATAAAATCATTCAAAGGCGGGAAGATCGTGATTGGACAGGCCAGCATACCCATTATGTGCCCGCCTGCACCTTACGAATTTACCTTCCTGTTGGAGGAGTACCTGAACTTCCACGGGCTTAAAGACAAAACCGAGATTCACTACATATACCCACTCAACAGGGTATTCACCATACCCAACGTTTCGGACTTTGTAGCGAAGAGGATGGAGGAGCGCGGTATAATAACCCACACGTTATTCAATGTTGAATCCGTTGATCCTAAGAACAAAAAGATACAATCTCTTGAAGGAGAGAGCATAAACTATGATCTATTGGTACTTATACCTCCGCACAGAGGCCAGAAGGTAATAACTGATTCCGGACTTGCCGACGACAGCGGCTACATAGACGTCGACAAATACAAACTTAATTACAAAGACTACGACAATGTTTTTGCCATTGGGGATGCGACGAACCTTCCAGTATCAAAGGCCGGTGCAACGGCACACTTCCAGTCTATGTACCTGTCAAATAGGATAGCTTCTGAAACATCCGGAAATATTTATAACGAACTGTATGAAGGAGACGTTGCTTGTACAACTGTGACTGGATATGAGAAAGGAGTCACTCTCTATTTCAACTACAACAAGCCGCCGAAGGCCAAATTCGACAGCAAGCTTGACTACTTCTTGAAGTGGCAGTCTGCTGATACATTCTTCAGCAGCATGGTTAGGGGAGTTGCGTGA
- a CDS encoding DNA-directed RNA polymerase subunit L codes for MQRERTNETSLRVVSKEKDSIIVEMINYDNTLLRTLVEEILKDDQVIEARYYIKHPIIDNPQIYVKVKSGKPQAAIKRSIRKLSKLYEDLGAQVEKEIEKYRSNHIIKTTE; via the coding sequence ATGCAAAGGGAGAGGACAAACGAGACTTCCCTCCGTGTTGTCTCAAAGGAAAAAGACTCGATTATTGTTGAAATGATAAACTACGATAATACACTCCTACGAACGTTGGTCGAAGAGATACTCAAAGACGACCAGGTAATAGAAGCTCGTTATTATATAAAGCATCCGATCATAGATAATCCGCAAATATATGTAAAGGTAAAATCAGGAAAGCCGCAGGCCGCAATAAAGAGATCGATAAGGAAATTATCGAAGCTCTATGAAGATTTAGGCGCCCAGGTAGAAAAGGAGATAGAAAAATACCGAAGCAACCACATAATAAAAACCACTGAATGA
- a CDS encoding TIGR01177 family methyltransferase, with protein sequence MSDTYLLELSLERDDARKVEILSIQETYEDFKIEYIDDFIAVISGNWKRIERAAFVNTVGLILSKGEKPEDLKIDIPDGFFYIRYRDIDRDWPVSEAALGDLLNAKGRISFTHPNFVLRVVHHKVFYLTMIMYERDKKSFEIRKAPKRPFFSPVSMHPKYARFLVNCAHVRENETILDPFCGTGGILIEAALMGIRVVGNDVSLAMAVGARTNLSYFHVENFRVYNKDVRELDLEGVDGIATDMPYGRNSYHTDEITELYEVSFQKFSDMLKPGGYAAFAVSQQEHVEIAKKYFEVRYVVPVYQHRSLTRYFVTARNKIK encoded by the coding sequence ATGAGCGATACATACCTTCTTGAACTTAGCCTTGAAAGGGATGATGCAAGGAAAGTTGAGATTTTATCGATCCAGGAAACCTATGAAGATTTCAAGATAGAGTATATAGACGATTTTATAGCGGTAATTTCAGGGAATTGGAAGAGGATCGAAAGGGCAGCATTTGTAAACACTGTCGGCTTAATACTATCTAAAGGCGAAAAACCTGAAGACCTCAAGATCGATATCCCAGACGGCTTCTTTTACATAAGATACCGCGATATTGATAGGGACTGGCCTGTCTCCGAGGCTGCTTTAGGAGATCTATTAAACGCAAAAGGCAGAATATCGTTCACCCATCCTAACTTTGTCCTTAGGGTAGTGCATCATAAAGTGTTCTACCTCACTATGATTATGTATGAGAGGGACAAAAAATCCTTTGAAATTAGGAAAGCACCGAAGAGGCCTTTTTTCTCTCCAGTTTCAATGCATCCAAAGTACGCTAGATTTCTTGTAAACTGTGCACACGTCAGGGAAAACGAGACAATACTCGATCCATTCTGCGGTACAGGCGGTATACTTATAGAAGCAGCACTGATGGGTATACGGGTAGTCGGCAACGACGTATCTCTGGCTATGGCAGTAGGCGCCAGAACCAACCTGAGCTATTTTCATGTTGAAAACTTTCGAGTATACAATAAAGATGTAAGAGAACTTGACTTAGAAGGCGTAGACGGCATTGCTACAGACATGCCTTACGGGAGAAATTCATACCACACAGACGAAATAACTGAACTCTATGAAGTATCCTTCCAAAAGTTCTCAGATATGCTTAAACCAGGAGGCTATGCTGCATTCGCAGTATCACAGCAAGAACATGTGGAAATTGCAAAGAAGTATTTTGAAGTCCGTTACGTAGTCCCTGTTTATCAGCACAGATCACTGACTAGGTACTTCGTAACTGCAAGGAACAAGATCAAATAG
- a CDS encoding DsrE/DsrF/DrsH-like family protein, which translates to MSKTLSIVLASGTIDKIAAAGVITSGAVANGIDVNIFVTFWALMKFRKNDNTVNKLSYDGSEISDLVLSKMNEKKIQSGIEMIRNAKEVGNVHVYGCALMADVMGISKDDLDDMVEDIIGVGEFVSMTESSYTTLFI; encoded by the coding sequence ATGTCAAAGACACTCTCCATTGTGCTCGCATCGGGCACGATAGACAAGATAGCAGCTGCAGGTGTTATAACGTCTGGAGCAGTCGCAAACGGCATCGATGTCAACATATTCGTCACATTCTGGGCGCTCATGAAGTTTAGGAAGAACGACAATACTGTGAACAAGCTCAGCTACGATGGCTCTGAGATAAGCGATCTCGTCCTGTCGAAGATGAATGAAAAGAAGATACAGAGCGGCATAGAGATGATAAGGAATGCAAAGGAGGTCGGAAACGTTCATGTCTACGGATGTGCGCTTATGGCCGATGTGATGGGCATATCCAAAGACGATCTGGATGATATGGTCGAGGACATAATAGGTGTAGGTGAGTTCGTATCAATGACGGAATCTTCTTACACTACGCTGTTTATATGA
- the rqcH gene encoding ribosome rescue protein RqcH, translating to MKDKESSLDFYAFTGIYRERLVGSFVKKVYQTGPDDFLIQLYRSDLKRFDMLVSLKKGIFFKSEETPDTASQTAMVLRKTISDRRIVSVEQVNFDRVVKFVFHTGQALILELFRDGNLIATDGDKITFVLKPRRWRNRDLEVGAIYIPPSSSDPTKMTDEEFVNTVRQSKANAVQTLATRFNLGGDLAEEVLFRIGLPKDGAVDDLENRANDVRRSLAEILQESLLNSAYYYEDQGTVSPVPMKHFGEYTRKFDDFNEGLVFLLSMSPQEEESEDPIQRRINSQMKSIEEFGKIAEKYRSYGSQIMQNLQTVEMAIKDARSGNYPSDKMNKATKHISLKLGEEDIDIDYTKSAGENANRYFDLSKDYRKKIEGAKKAIEEAEQERIKLQEKKVKSVNRRIFWFETYHWFISSEGYLVIAGRDAKSNEKIVKKHLKEGDLYVHADMYGAPSTIIKSEGKPMPGEDTIRQAAAFAICFSRAWPAGIASGTAYWVYPSQVSKTPESGEYVSTGSWIIRGKRNYVTNLKLELCIGLREIEGVSLPMIGPPEVFGENEKCIHIIPGDVRRSEIAKQIAEYLNVSKEEVEKILPPGNSRIVPLKPVQNAS from the coding sequence ATGAAAGATAAAGAAAGCTCCCTAGACTTCTATGCGTTTACTGGCATATATAGGGAGAGGCTTGTCGGAAGCTTCGTGAAGAAGGTATATCAAACTGGGCCAGACGATTTCCTAATACAGCTTTACAGGTCGGATCTAAAGAGGTTCGACATGCTCGTCTCATTGAAGAAGGGCATATTTTTCAAGAGCGAAGAAACCCCTGATACGGCGAGCCAAACAGCTATGGTTCTCAGGAAAACAATTTCCGACAGAAGGATAGTATCAGTAGAGCAGGTTAACTTTGACAGAGTGGTTAAGTTCGTATTCCACACAGGCCAGGCCCTGATACTCGAACTGTTCAGGGACGGAAATTTAATAGCAACAGACGGCGACAAAATAACCTTCGTACTGAAGCCAAGAAGATGGCGAAATAGAGACCTTGAGGTTGGCGCCATCTATATCCCGCCTTCATCTTCGGATCCAACGAAGATGACGGATGAGGAGTTCGTAAATACGGTTCGGCAAAGCAAGGCTAATGCAGTCCAGACGCTAGCGACGAGGTTCAATCTGGGCGGCGACCTTGCCGAAGAAGTGCTTTTCAGAATAGGCTTGCCAAAAGATGGGGCTGTTGATGACCTTGAGAATCGTGCGAATGATGTAAGAAGATCACTTGCTGAGATACTTCAGGAATCACTCTTAAACAGTGCATACTACTATGAGGATCAAGGGACAGTTTCACCTGTACCTATGAAGCATTTCGGGGAATATACTAGGAAATTTGACGACTTCAATGAAGGTCTCGTATTCCTTCTGTCAATGTCACCTCAAGAAGAAGAGTCGGAAGATCCTATACAGCGTAGGATAAACTCACAGATGAAGAGCATAGAAGAATTCGGCAAGATAGCTGAAAAATACAGGAGCTACGGATCACAAATAATGCAGAACCTGCAGACAGTTGAAATGGCCATTAAAGATGCGAGATCCGGCAATTACCCTAGCGATAAGATGAATAAGGCAACAAAACATATATCGTTGAAGCTGGGGGAGGAGGATATAGACATTGACTATACGAAGAGCGCTGGAGAAAATGCCAACAGGTACTTCGACCTTTCAAAAGATTACAGGAAAAAAATTGAGGGGGCAAAAAAAGCGATAGAAGAGGCAGAACAAGAAAGGATAAAGCTACAGGAGAAAAAGGTAAAATCCGTCAATCGTAGGATTTTCTGGTTTGAGACATACCACTGGTTCATATCTAGTGAAGGGTATCTAGTCATAGCAGGACGAGACGCAAAGAGCAATGAAAAAATCGTCAAGAAACACCTAAAAGAAGGAGATTTGTACGTACATGCGGACATGTACGGGGCCCCGAGCACAATCATAAAATCAGAGGGGAAGCCGATGCCAGGGGAAGATACAATAAGGCAAGCCGCAGCTTTTGCCATCTGTTTTTCCAGAGCTTGGCCTGCAGGCATAGCCTCAGGAACGGCCTACTGGGTATATCCGAGCCAGGTAAGCAAGACTCCAGAATCTGGTGAATATGTGTCGACTGGATCTTGGATAATAAGAGGGAAAAGGAATTATGTTACGAACTTGAAGCTGGAACTTTGCATAGGATTGCGTGAAATAGAGGGCGTTTCTCTACCTATGATAGGGCCACCAGAGGTTTTTGGAGAGAACGAAAAATGCATTCATATTATACCTGGAGACGTTAGAAGATCCGAAATTGCAAAGCAGATTGCAGAATATCTCAATGTCTCTAAGGAAGAAGTTGAGAAGATACTTCCTCCAGGAAACTCA